One segment of Anopheles stephensi strain Indian chromosome 3, UCI_ANSTEP_V1.0, whole genome shotgun sequence DNA contains the following:
- the LOC118509340 gene encoding filaggrin-like isoform X4 encodes MNFIDIQSWWEVPCIAHFCSLFSTTFQLPKFDIEDLEEALLTDADAEGEVDLKVYSARLLPELIVALLKGCDALAQIGSHISSSNYQMFLRRLFRQKCQEYNVDNPFNSDTDFEKLPLRTKILILKYLCDFRLDSEDVCTTFANYEADSLRLEPIGYDRNGSSYWHFFGTRLYREDYVSGGGKSKSAKSSVWQVICFTEEDWRNLANKLDQSGNAKERNLHDLLVENFLPYIPKLFRDKERERRNRLFERPRSTRIKLLQEGKNLRLQEQQQQQQQLQKQAEEQITRERQNLAEVVPAPERAQLLSEARAKRAERRSRSSSVTSIVSPYASTPDEASSLLTRDFIFQPKENAFRSKANSPYYYPYRSPTTNSRGSTSPSVGSLWEASHEARHHAPLLQHRTDDRTSSTPSRSSSGESPGLASGSEDSDGQCDISRRPAIYSDSYYIVRHREDSESVHSFSDIEAENNINSGNTDSTATGKQQQQLVAVEPSEPSATKALLRQQQPAVNKAVRKARQQRVVSGEVEKLLRANHNMAPTATKLPGRQTNNSLSSVTGPVILPFSDAPAKGTAAAAAAATASGGKGGEAAPPPGTNQGRKKKGKATTVITNAAAATYTTSSSYGSKTSCSSTFVSSSLSFTETDEVLQIGMHKVLESIKNHDDAWPFMDPVDEDIAPKYYSIIRRPMDLQKMEEKLDNGEYMMFGDFQNDFKLIVNNCRLYNGQANEYTEMVNNLQIAFERARKKYFDENSSDEELMMSHEYPDVSRANAAFKEKVSSKEHSKPIASSSSSSSSSDAVNGKNHNQQQQQQQHGRGATGKEGGAKEKSKKSANSSSASGGNSNSSVSAKSNTTSTSAPNSKDISADPSYRGTASNDKPPAGGKESKAKSVKGGAAVERKGGKNVSSGERKHHTAATTTGSGGSRKHKANKPPPEEVGSELEPDPEPPEKGKGASRVNKAVKRKRKEREKTDKVKSKRQKVEAGGDYNSNSSDVDVPEGDAMDVNSEDEQGWSEPERKRYRKDQRTDSNEPVVVGGVGTQQGTAGGEEVKKEPQEEEDFPVYESKKKAAVKALQEKEKKKNSAKVKKEEKKANKAPKGGCPFKGGKDVRREPLSPARGLGSLSRSPSPTVGEDSAAPLTKHRSPQRSASLSPKKKDNARDLSSDGDEGDRHTTPGKAGSKKEREKNGTDEDHHQKQHRKGNGGKVGGGGGTAAIAVAKLEKKTKKSGVVLSASAKSGGKGRQKKKAAVGSGKQRAAPAPVEEESECEALPGDPPPPPSVHHTNGERNDASDGSELEDIEDSSERESPTKSSSDKSKSRKSKAGKKNVSKQKKSGSKSGKAKGGKDKKLDKKSHKRDKVGKGKKRSKASSGNDHRAAKAGDEQQETISSIGEEEDDRAVVDFDREMDDLSDVEKSASKAVKQRQAKDARHAAAQRSVSRSPSPARSYYSDDRSMRDSGEEEDRGMDDAGARNASPDKRTDGFFADTSRSITPDIKDKFDLIKERRNRAAAAAAAAAASKAMAKKTKAKGKDGGTAGAATVAGGKKGKSSKGNSNRGQKQRDVVDENAGLGASALPAGSGNKQPQQKKGDDKPSSSESKPTKGKKSRDKTASSGESGGGVWAKPADKKHARPPAADSSKTIDRSNEYDFVDDSLTSDAKADKNHHSSKSSGAAAAGGNTSGKAGKKSASAVGQQSKSNAKSNAPSASSKQHSKPPTAATSATAGANMEELELETEQTLKDINKWLENTPRFPEYSSASNSPSRYIMDDFDTVPVKIEPADFRKPIPLSQLPAANETAATGPVRGASPGLATMAAPPKAFSPRAAAKDPGKPSGTKVPSKDGTTAAAAKSESAGTSEPATVAGALKDTTNSSSTVGGSSGPAAGSSSSAVPSKAHTILGPPPIIPPHSQKKEPKEPKRKSLKEKLSQLGTGGRKRELQHHHRTTIDRLQPGKTKGNLIGTIQNLNKPDELFPLGGGGGGGGAASGGAGGSGGAGGNALLGKVKEVKNSLIVKTDESKPKLSLGTVLNTEGFGIVQQHNFADDEEDNAEGKKDDGGDEDDPMLVSIGSGAVKPLISSLVNVGGSSPIGSRDGAKSGSKKDEASGSSSTSTSEKPEASGDPASGETKSSSASTVVEKPPSLEDGKTGKEEAGGKDSLNTTTTKGKDSKSSGTPNLNAWIKAFGAPKKPKKNDDTDEHPGKGSPAAANDKGKLNEHNTSTQSSSNESSSGIGMLPTMPGSLESPSFPTLPTVPRQRKASTGSTVSERSSYSQDPDSPRIGIDERLGPYPAPYPSPIGASPIMTSPKLDETQKSPYHPLNGAIKVGFYQDTTQKSSPEKSCSPRDLPSPYPQYSQHLYTSNAANASSNNTTAGGNGSSNTNMGSNSTVYGSYSSYGPSAASAIGSTNSSNNPASGSIVADTFKGYGKELKSPVDFYDQYKQPASQESDYNSSMSPSTNPNSPYHNPASSPYQQQPNSPSCYQQQTPASSSPYGHPSPASSGGPLSPYNAPAAIPHSPAAPTGQTAPAGANASGHSPYNPAQGQSPYHASSNQTPQSASTSPSGGGGTTNTVAAAGQPKLQSKPNTPLHQSPNSPFSQSNQSSPYSQQDPNSPYSSQGGQLSPFQPMSPKPPPSSGASATAGNVISNSNNSGNAIKLAPPIITPQQAAAAAGVILPPESPVHSHTTQPPSTASVGPVGQAQNLTGTGGSSQTASTAQGTAIVPPSSAPMQLNSHQSPWTAHHNQYNPYLNHPGDTAGGSMSSSLPPAPAHMPPSQQGHHLSNVHTHPSPAHSQQQQQHQQQQQQQQQQQQQQQQQHQQLQHQHQQHQHQQQQQHQQTNHQQAHGHHLATAQQQQQSHLGNLLMGSNNNPYTSTYGRPYDLNSASASSSSAAAAAGSGTTTVTSNIDHHHAQQQHHSQQHLHHQQQQQHPSLSGISSSSNKNSPSTNNNNTSKVPEMINLGYSEPETNTAKASQDVPMNMEASGGLGKEKVDGTKDNKHLQQQQHQPFDHHMGGMGYGNPMDISMSKSKAFDMFNRAATMGFPRGFGAPTNNAGGGYDHRTTMQQPANISKAHDMTGGGGSAGTVSSSGSTSSTTGYNMQQASVGAKNATDQSHLPRYDQRSPQHLQQQHQQQQQQQHGAVSGSASSGGNTTDLSSTGGYKPYGGTSSTPATSSSLMDPTIRNLSSLSSLYNPDDRLLGGPGAASGTSAGGSSAGFYDKGSMPPAAHMFSKNLSQPPASSAATTSSAAALQQMFNNTMAATTMAAYNANRGEQSNAAASSYVPSPNYHHPQQQHPQQQRNDMLSAASLQSQKLPHNANVPSATGGAAVVNEPAPPPAKPKRTRKKKDPNQDLIAQQQQQQQQQQQQQQQQQQSLHQHAMHAAAHQQQQTLGAHQGFPSYPGLKPSSSSASGPGGPTGMGPSSTAPGNPASSGAETSAISLKTANIVPGSAFNFGPGPTGLGLPPGSLYGDTSASTYLEDSYRNPQNPYYLPPSHRGPAAAAAAAAAAVAASGSSGTGAEADKLGNSISGGQPTGSVAAAAAVAAASAAAVHGAPPPPTAASPYHQFLASHHGTRPYQFMNQFDPIHQQYLRQEELRAQMMINQGLLGAPPGAAPPGAYGQPGYHHPAIGMHKPYDAMNSMNRSPFL; translated from the exons ATGAATTTTATAGATATTCAATCATGGTGGGAGGTGCCCTGCATTGCGCACTTTTGTTCGCTGTTTAGTACCACCTTCCAGCTGCCTAAGTTTGACATTGAG GATCTTGAAGAGGCCCTTCTCACAGATGCCGATGCCGAGGGTGAAGTAGATCTGAAAGTATATTCCGCGCGCCTGCTGCCGGAACTGATCGTTGCACTGTTGAAGGGCTGTGACGCGCTTGCACAGATAGGTTCACACATCAGCTCCAGCAACTATCAGATGTTCCTGAGGCGTCTGTTCCGTCAAAAATGTCAG GAATATAATGTGGATAACCCGTTCAACAGCGATACGGACTTTGAAAAGTTACCGCTGCGCACCAAGATCCTGATCTTGAAGTATCTGTGCGATTTTCGCCTCGATTCCGAAGACGTCTGCACCACCTTTGCCAACTACGAGGCGGACAGTCTACGGCTGGAACCGATCGG CTACGATCGTAACGGATCTTCTTACTGGCATTTTTTTGGCACACGCTTATACCGCGAAGATTACGTTAGTGGTGGCGGTAAATCCAAGTCCGCCAAATCATCCGTCTGGCAGGTGATTTGCTTCACCGAGGAGGATTGGCGCAACCTAGCGAACAAGCTCGACCAGTCCGGGAACGCGAAGGAGCGCAACCTGCACGATCtgctggtggaaaactttctACCGTACATTCCGAAGCTATTTCGCGACAAGGAGCGAGAGCGCCGCAATAG ACTTTTCGAGCGGCCCAGATCGACACGCATCAAACTTTTGCAGGAAGGGAAAAACCTTCGCCTGCaggagcaacaacagcagcagcagcagctacaaaAACAGGCGGAGGAGCAGATCACCCGCGAACGGCAGAACCTTGCGGAGGTGGTGCCGGCACCCGAAAGAGCCCAACTGCTGTCAGAAGCACGTGCAAAACGCGCCGAACGACG ATCTCGATCGAGCTCCGTCACAAGTATAGTTTCGCCCTACGCTAGCACCCCAGACGAGGCATCATCCCTTCTCACgcgtgattttatttttcagcCAAAAGAAAACGCATTCCGTAGCAAAGCAAATAGCCCCTACTACTACCCTTATCGCAGCCCTACCACTAACTCGAGAGGTTCCACTTCTCCATCAGTAGGTTCGCTGTGGGAAGCAAGCCACGAGGCGCGGCACCACGCACCGTTGCTGCAGCACCGTACCGACGACCGGACGTCCTCCACACCGTCCCGATCAAGTTCCGGCGAATCGCCCGGTCTCGCCAGCGGCTCGGAAGATAGCGACGGCCAGTGCGACATTAGCCGGCGGCCGGCGATCTACAGCGATTCGTACTACATTGTCCGCCACCGGGAGGACAGCGAAAGTGTCCACAGCTTCAGCGATATCGAGGCGGAGAACAACATCAACAGTGGCAATACGGACAGTACCGCGAccggcaagcagcagcagcagctggtggctgtggaaccgtcggaaccgtccgCCACTAAAGCGCTGTTGCGTCAACAGCAGCCGGCGGTAAACAAAGCGGTACGCAAAGCACGTCAACAACGGGTGGTGAGTGGTGAGGTGGAGAAATTGCTACGCGCCAACCACAACATGGCACCGACCGCGACGAAGCTACCCGGGCGCCAAACGAACAACTCCCTCTCGTCCGTTACCGGGCCCGTCATACTGCCGTTCAGCGATGCACCGGCGAAGGgcacggcggcggcggcggcggcggcgacgGCAAGTGGTGGTAAGGGAGGTGAAgctgcaccaccaccgggcaCAAACCAGGGCCggaaaaagaagggaaaagctACCACTGT TATAACAAATGCTGCCGCCGCAACCTACACCACTAGTTCCAGCTACGGTAGCAAAACCAGCTGTTCCTCAACTTTCGTCTCATCGTCTCTTAGCTTTACCGAAACCGATGAGGTGCTGCAGATCGGTATGCACAAGGTGCTGGAAAGCATCAAGAACCACGACGACGCATGGCCGTTCATGGACCCGGTCGATGAGGACATTGCGCCGAAGTACTACTCGATCATACGAAG ACCGATGGATTTGCAAAAGATGGAAGAAAAGCTAGACAACGGCGAGTACATGATGTTCGGTGACTTTCAAAACGATTTCAAGCTGATCGTCAACAACTGTCGGCTGTACAATGGACAGGCAAACG AGTACACGGAAATGGTGAACAACTTGCAGATCGCGTTCGAGCGTGcgcgaaaaaaatatttcgacGAAAACTCCTCGGACGAGGAACTGATGATGAGCCACGAGTACCCGGACGTTAGCCGGGCGAATGCTGCGTTTAAAGAAAAGGTTTCCTCAAAGGAGCACAGCAAACCCATCgcttcgtcctcctcctcctcctcgtcatcCGACGCAGTCAATGGTAAAAACCataaccagcagcagcagcagcagcagcacggcagAGGAGCAACGGGCAAGGAGGGTGGCGCGAAAGAAAAGTCCAAGAAAAGTGCAAACAGTAGTTCCGCCAGTGGTGGCAACAGTAACAGTAGTGTAAGTGCAAAGTCtaacaccaccagcaccagcgctCCCAACTCCAAAGATATTAGTGCCGACCCTTCCTACCGGGGGACCGCCTCCAACGACAAACCGCCGGCGGGGGGCAAAGAATCGAAAGCAAAGTCGGTGAAAGGTGGTGCGGCCGTGGAAAGGaagggtggaaaaaatgtgTCGTCGGGTGAGAGGAAGCATCATAcggccgccaccaccaccgggtcCGGTGGGTCGCGAAAgcataaagcaaacaaaccaccaccgGAAGAAGTGGGCTCGGAGCTGGAACCCGATCCGGAACCGCCGGAAAAGGGTAAGGGTGCGTCGCGAGTGAACAAAGCGGTTAAACGCAAACGCAAGGAAAGGGAGAAAACTGATAAAGTGAAAAGCAAAAGGCAAAAAGTCGAAGCCGGTGGTGattacaacagcaacagcagtgaTGTGGACGTGCCGGAAGGCGATGCGATGGACGTTAACAGTGAGGACGAGCAAGGGTGGAGTGAACCGGAGCGGAAACGGTACAGAAAGGATCAGCGGACCGATTCGAACGAaccggtggtggttggtggggTGGGAACGCAACAGGGAACCGCCGGTGGGGAAGAGGTGAAAAAAGAACCGCAAGAGGAAGAAGATTTCCCAGTGTACGAAAGTAAGAAGAAGGCAGCGGTGAAAGCGTtgcaggaaaaggaaaagaagaaaaacagtgCAAAGgtgaagaaggaggaaaagaaagCGAACAAAGCACCGAAAGGGGGATGCCCCTTCAAGGGAGGGAAGGACGTGCGGCGGGAACCACTTTCCCCCGCACGTGGGCTCGGATCGCTTTCCCGATCGCCCAGTCCAACGGTGGGCGAGGATTCAGCAGCGCCGCTCACTAAACATCGCTCACCTCAGCGATCGGCATCGTTAAGCCCAAAGAAGAAGGATAACGCACGCGATCTGTCCTCCGATGGTGACGAGGGCGATCGTCACACGACGCCTGGTAAGGCAGGGTCCAAAAAGgagagggagaaaaatggCACCGACGAGGACCATCATCAGAAACAGCACCGGAAGGGGAATGGCGGAAAGGTTGGCGGCGGGGGCGGTACTGCTGCCATTGCCGTGGCAAAGTTGgagaaaaagacaaaaaagtcAGGCGTCGTCCTTTCTGCCTCGGCAAAGAGCGGTGGCAAAGGGCGGCAAAAGAAGAAGGCGGCGGTGGGAAGCGGTAAACAACGAGCGGCACCAGCGCCAGTGGAGGAAGAATCTGAGTGTGAAGCTTTGCCGGGAgatccgccaccaccaccgagtgTCCACCACACCAACGGCGAACGGAACGATGCGTCCGACGGGAGCGAACTCGAGGATATCGAGGACAGTTCCGAACGAGAATCGCCAACCAAAAGCTCATCCGATAAATCGAAGAGCAGGAAGAGCAAAGCGGGCAAGAAAAATGTCagcaaacagaagaagagTGGGAGCAAAAGTGGTAAGGCGAAGGGTGGCAAGGACAAGAAGCTGGACAAAAAATCGCACAAACGCGATAAAGTTGGAAAGGGTAAGAAAAGGTCAAAAGCTTCGAGCGGGAACGATCACCGTGCTGCTAAGGCTGGCGATGAGCAGCAGGAAACAATTTCAAGCATCGGTGAGGAGGAAGACGATCGTGCGGTCGTGGATTTCGATCGCGAGATGGACGACCTGAGCGATGTGGAAAAAAGTGCCTCCAAAGCCGTAAAGCAGCGGCAAGCGAAAGATGCACGGCACGCCGCAGCACAGCGATCGGTGTCACGCTCGCCAAGCCCGGCCAGATCGTACTATTCCGACGATCGTTCGATGCGCGACAgtggggaggaggaggaccgTGGGATGGATGATGCTGGTGCTCGAAATGCTTCGCCAGACAAGCGAACGGACGGTTTCTTCGCGGACACCAGCCGGTCCATCACACCCGACATAAAGGATAAGTTTGATCTCATCAAGGAACGCCGCAATcgggcggcggcagcagcagcagccgcggCCGCCAGTAAAGCAATGGCTAAAAAGACCAAAGCTAAGGGGAAAGATGGCGGGACCGCGGGAGCCGCTACTGTTGCGGGCGGGAAGAAAGGTAAATCGTCCAAGGGTAACAGTAACCGTGGTCAAAAGCAGCGCGATGTGGTGGAcgaaaatgccggtctcggtGCAAGTGCCTTGCCAGCCGGCAGCGGAAACaagcagccgcagcagaaGAAAGGCGACGATAAGCCTTCCTCCAGTGAGAGCAAACCCACCAAAGGGAAGAAAAGTCGGGACAAGACGGCGAGTAGCGGCGAGTCGGGGGGAGGAGTGTGGGCCAAACCGGCTGATAAGAAACACGCCCGCCCGCCGGCTGCCGACAGCTcgaaaacgatcgatcgaagtAACGAGTACGACTTTGTGGATGACAGCCTTACGTCGGACGCAAAGGCGGATAAGAACCACCACTCGTCGAAATCATCCggcgccgctgctgctggtggaaacACATCCGGGAAGGCGGGAAAGAAATCGGCGAGTGCTGTAGGCCAGCAGTCGAAGTCGAACGCGAAATCGAACGCGCCATCTGCATCCAGCAAGCAGCACTCGAAACCGCCGACAGCAGCAACGTCGGCCACGGCCGGTGCCAACATGGAGGAGCTCGAGCTAGAAACCGAACAAACGTTGAAAGACATCAACAAGTGGTTGGAAAATACGCCCCGCTTTCCCGAGTACAGCTCGGCCAGCAATTCCCCGTCGCGGTACATCATGGACGATTTCGACACGGTGCCGGTAAAGATCGAACCGGCCGATTTTCGTAAACCGATCCCGCTCTCGCAGCTGCCCGCAGCCAATGAAACCGCTGCCACGGGGCCGGTACGTGGTGCCAGCCCAGGCCTAGCAACGATGGCAGCTCCTCCGAAAGCATTTTCACCCAGAGCAGCCGCAAAGGATCCTGGCAAGCCGTCCGGTACAAAGGTGCCATCGAAAGATGGCactaccgctgctgctgctaaaagTGAGTCGGCGGGAACGTCTGAGCCAGCCACCGTTGCTGGCGCTTTGAAGGACActacgaacagcagcagcaccgttgGAGGATCGAGTGGGCCAGCAGCCGGTTCATCATCTTCTGCCGTTCCGAGCAAAGCTCACACCATCCTAGGTCCACCGCCAATAATTCCGCCGCACTCCCAGAAAAAGGAACCCAAAGAACCGAAGCGAAAATCCTTAAAAGAGAAGCTCTCCCAACTCGGCACCGGTGGACGCAAGCGTGAGCTTCAGCATCACCACCGAacgacgatcgatcgattgcagcCGGGCAAAACCAAAGGCAACCTCATCGGTACGATTCAGAATCTCAACAAACCGGATGAACTGTTCCCgctcggtggcggtggcggtggtggtggtgctgctagCGGTGGAGCGGGTGGCAGCGGTGGTGCCGGTGGCAACGCACTGCTCGGCAAGGTAAAGGAGGTGAAGAATTCGTTGATTGTGAAAACGGATGAATCGAAACCGAAGCTAAGCCTCGGCACGGTCCTCAACACGGAAGGGTTTGGAATCGTGCAGCAGCACAACTTTGCCGATGACGAGGAGGACAATGCGGAGGGTAAGAAGGACGATGGAGGCGATGAGGATGATCCGATGCTGGTTTCGATCGGTAGCGGTGCTGTGAAGCCTCTCATAAGCTCGCTGGTGAATGTTGGGGGCAGTTCGCCAATCGGGAGTCGGGATGGAGCGAAATCGGGTTCGAAGAAGGATGAAGCTTCCGGCAGCAGCTCAACATCGACAAGCGAGAAACCTGAGGCTAGTGGTGATCCCGCTTCCGGCGAAACTAAGAGCTCGTCCGCTTCAACCGTCGTGGAGAAACCCCCCTCGCTTGAGGATGGAAAAACGGGCAAGGAAGAAGCTGGCGGCAAGGATTCGCTCaacactactaccaccaagggcaAGGATAGCAAATCGTCCGGGACGCCTAACCTTAACGCCTGGATAAAAGCGTTCGGTGCGCCCAAAAAGCCGaagaaaaacgatgacacGGACGAACATCCGGGCAAAGGTTCACCGGCGGCGGCAAACGATAAGGGTAAGCTCAACGAGCACAACACCTCCACCCAATCGTCCTCGAACGAATCGTCGTCTGGGATTGGTATGCTTCCGACCATGCCCGGAAGTCTCGAAAGTCCTAGCTTCCCAACACTGCCGACGGTTCCTCGGCAGCGAAAGGCCAGCACGGGCAGCACGGTAAGCGAACGCTCGTCCTACAGTCAGGACCCGGACAGTCCTCGCATTGGGATCGATGAGCGGCTGGGCCCGTACCCTGCCCCGTACCCAAGCCCGATCGGTGCCTCACCGATCATGACGTCTCCAAAGCTGGACGAAACGCAGAAGAGTCCGTACCATCCGCTGAACGGTGCGATCAAGGTCGGTTTCTATCAGGATACCACGCAGAAGAGCAGCCCGGAGAAGAGCTGTAGCCCGCGGGACCTTCCATCGCCGTACCCGCAGTACTCGCAGCATCTCTACACATCGAATGCTGCTAACGCTTCCTCGAACAATACGACAGCCGGCGGGAACGGTTCGAGCAATACAAACATGGGCAGTAACTCCACCGTGTACGGTAGCTACTCATCCTACGGGCCGTCGGCTGCTTCCGCCATCGGGTCCACCAATTCCAGCAACAATCCCGCATCCGGCAGCATTGTAGCGGACACGTTCAAGGGCTACGGAAAGGAGCTTAAATCACCCGTCGATTTCTACGACCAGTACAAACAACCGGCGTCGCAGGAATCGGACTACAACTCGTCGATGAGTCCCAGTACAAATCCCAACTCTCCCTACCACAACCCAGCCTCGTCGCCCTACCAACAGCAACCCAACAGCCCGTCCTGCTATCAGCAGCAAACGCCGGCGTCTTCCTCTCCCTACGGCCACCCATCACCGGCGTCTTCGGGCGGTCCGCTCTCGCCGTACAATGCACCGGCTGCCATTCCCCACAGTCCGGCGGCACCGACCGGTCAAACCGCTCCGGCGGGTGCCAATGCCAGCGGTCACTCGCCGTACAACCCCGCCCAGGGTCAATCGCCTTATCACGCCAGCAGCAATCAGACCCCGCAATCGGCATCCACGTCTccgtccggtggtggtggtaccaCGAACACGGTGGCCGCTGCCGGTCAACCGAAGCTCCAGTCCAAACCAAATACACCGCTGCACCAAAGCCCAAACTCACCGTTTTCACAATCAAACCAAAGTTCGCCCTACTCACAGCAAGACCCGAACTCACCGTACTCCTCCCAGGGAGGCCAACTGTCACCGTTCCAACCGATGTCGCCCAAGCCTCCGCCGAGCTCGGGTGCTTCCGCAACGGCCGGAAATGTCATCAGCAACAGTAACAACAGTGGTAACGCTATTAAGCTGGCTCCTCCCATTATAACTCCGCAACAGGCGGCTGCTGCCGCTGGTGTGATCCTGCCGCCCGAATCGCCGGTTCActcgcacacaacacaaccccCCTCCACAGCGTCGGTTGGGCCGGTCGGCCAGGCACAGAACTTGACCGGCACCGGTGGCAGCAGTCAAACTGCAAGCACGGCACAGGGAACAGCGATCGTACCACCGTCGTCAGCACCGATGCAGCTGAACTCCCATCAGTCGCCCTGGACCGCTCACCACAACCAGTACAATCCGTACCTGAACCATCCGGGCGATACGGCTGGCGGTAGCATGTCCTCGTCGTTGCCACCAGCACCGGCACATATGCCACCGTCCCAGCAGGGCCATCATCTAAGCAATGTGCACACGCATCCATCGCCTGCCCActcgcaacaacagcaacaacaccaacagcagcaacagcagcaacagcagcaacagcagcaacagcagcagcagcaccaacaactacaacaccaacaccagcaacaccaacatcaacaacaacagcaacaccaacaaacGAATCATCAGCAGGCGCACGGACATCATTTGGCGACGgctcaacagcaacagcaaagtCACCTCGGCAACCTGTTGATGGGGTCCAACAACAATCCGTACACTTCCACGTACGGGCGCCCGTACGATCTTAACTCTGCGTCAGCGTCATCATCCTCCGCAGCAGCCGCGGCAGGATCGGGCACAACAACGGTGACGTCCAACATTGATCACCATCacgcgcaacagcagcatcattcGCAGCAACATcttcaccatcagcagcagcagcagcatcctaGTTTAAGCggtatcagcagcagcagcaacaagaaTAGccccagcaccaacaacaacaacacttcCAAAGTACCTGAAATGATTAATCTAGGCTATAGCGAACCCGAAACCAACACCGCCAAAGCTTCGCAGGACGTACCGATGAACATGGAAGCGTCGGGCGGATTGGGCAAGGAGAAGGTGGACGGTACGAAAGACAACAAacatctgcagcagcagcaacatcaaccgTTCGATCATCATATGGGTGGCATGGGTTACGGCAATCCGATGGACATATCGATGAGCAAATCGAAAGCGTTCGATATGTTTAACCGGGCCGCGACGATGGGTTTCCCACGCGGGTTCGGTGCGCCGACCAACAACGCCGGTGGTGGGTACGATCATCGTACGACCATGCAGCAACCGGCTAACATAAGCAAGGCGCACGATATGACCGGTGGCGGCGGCAGTGCTGGAACGGTGTCCTCCAGTGGGTCCACCTCGTCTACGACCGGTTACAACATGCAACAGGCATCGGTCGGAGCCAAAAATGCCACCGATCAGTCCCATCTTCCACGGTACGATCAGCGCAGCCCGCAACatttgcagcaacagcaccaacagcaacaacagcagcagcatggtgCAGTTTCGGGATCGGCGTCGTCAGGAGGCAACACGACGGATCTGAGCAGCACGGGAGGTTACAAACCGTACGGCGGCACGTCTTCCACACCGGCCACCTCATCATCGCTGATGGATCCAACGATACGCAATCTCTCTTCCCTATCGTCCCTGTACAATCCGGACGATCGGCTGCTCGGTGGTCCGGGTGCTGCAAGCGGCACCTCTGCCGGCGGTTCCAGCGCAGGATTCTACGACAAGGGGAGCATGCCTCCGGCAGCTCACATGTTCAGCAAGAACCTGTCTCAACCACCTGCATCATCAGCCGCCACCACGTCGTCAGCCGCTGCGTTGCAGCAAATGTTCAACAACACCATGGCGGCCACCACGATGGCGGCGTACAATGCGAACCGGGGCGAGCAGTCGAATGCGGCTGCGTCCTCGTACGTGCCATCGCCCAACTATCACCAtccccaacagcagcatccgcagcagcagcgcaacgATATGCTGAGCGCGGCCAGCCTTCAATCGCAAAAGCTGCCGCACAATGCAAACGTACCGTCCGCAACGGGTGGTGCTGCCGTTGTCAACGAACCGGCGCCACCTCCGGCGAAACCGAAGCGAACGAGGAAAAAGAAGGATCCAAATCAGGACCTAAtagcccagcagcagcaacagcagcagcagcagcagcagcagcagcaacaacagcagcaatcctTGCATCAACACGCGATGCATGCGGCcgcccaccagcagcagcaaacgctcGGAGCGCACCAAGGTTTCCCCTCCTACCCGGGACTAAAACCATCGAGCTCGTCCGCATCCGGGCCCGGTGGCCCGACCGGCATGGGTCCGTCGTCTACCGCACCCGGAAATCCCGCAAGCAGTGGCGCCGAAACGTCCGCCATTTCACTCAAAACAGCCAACATAGTGCCGGGTAGCGCCTTCAACTTTGGCCCCGGCCCAACCGGGCTCGGTCTGCCACCGGGCAGCCTTTACGGTGACACCTCCGCCAGCACCTACCTAGAAGACTCGTACCGCAACCCACAAAACCCATACTATCTGCCACCGAGCCACCGGGGAcctgcggcggcggcggcagcagcagcagcagcagtggcagcgtCAGGATCGTCCGGCACCGGTGCGGAAGCGGACAAGCTGGGCAACTCCATCTCTGGCGGTCAGCCGACGGGTTCGgtagcggcagcggccgccgTTGCAGCTGCCTCCGCCGCAGCCGTACACggtgcaccaccaccgccgaccGCAGCCTCACCGTACCATCAGTTCCTGGCCTCCCATCACGGTACGCGCCCGTACCAATTCATGAACCAGTTCGATCCCATCCATCAACAGTACCTGCGGCAGGAGGAGCTACGGGCTCAGATGATGATCAACCAGGGGCTGCTGGGGGCACCGCCCGGTGCTGCGCCACCCGGTGCGTACGGTCAGCCCGGCTACCATCATCCGGCGATCGGGATGCACAAACCGTACGACGCAATGAACAGCATGAACCGGTCACCATTTCTATAA